ACCAGGGTGACCAACTGGAAAATGCAATGATCACCATCAGGGCAATCACCACCATTGCCTTATCCGCAATCGGATCCAACATCGCGCCCAGCTTGGTTTCCTGCTTCCACGCGCGCGCCAGATAGCCATCAAACCAATCGGTTACCGCCGCCGAAACAAACAGCAGCAGGGCAAACCAATCCGCATAAGGGCGCGTGAAAAACAGAAACATCACTGCGACCATCGGGGCCGCAATCAAGCGCAACAGCGTCAGAATATTTGGCAGATTCCACTTCATACCCGCACCCTACAGCCCCTGCCGCCCATGTAAAAGCACCAACGCGTCTCCTCTTTTTGGCCTTAAGTACTGTCCGCACTCTCGCCCCTCGGTTCCGCCAGCTATGGCCACAAACCTATCCCCGTTCATGGAAATAGGCATAAATCGTCTCTGCCAATGTGTCTGACACCCCGGCCACCGCCTTTAGATCAGACAGATTTGCCCGCCCCACAGCCTTGGCAGAGCCGAAATGCGCCAGCAACGCCCGTTTGCGCCCCGGCCCGACACCCGGCACATCATCCAACGGTGTCTTGCTCACCGCCTTGGCGCGTTTTGCACGGTGGGTGCCAATGGCGAACCGATGCGCCTCATCCCGCATGCGTTGAACAAAATACAACACCGGATCATTATGACGCAGCGCCATAGGGCGTTTGCCGACCCGGTGAAACTCCTCCTTGCCTGCGTCACGGTCCACCCCCTTGGCGACGCCGACCATGGGAATATCTTCAACCCCGTATTCGCGCATGATCGACGCCACGGCAGAGACCTGCCCTGCCCCCCCGTCGATCAACAGCAGATCCGGCCAATGCCCCTCCTTGCGGTCGGGGTCCTCTTTCAACAACCGCTTAAATCGCCGCTGCAATACCTCTTTCATCATGCCAAAGTCGTCGCCGGGGGTCAGCGCGTCCCCACGAATGTTGAACTTACGGTATTGGTTCTTCAGCATGCCCTCCGGCCCGGCCACAACCATGGCCCCCACCGCGTTCGTGCCCTGAATATGCGAGTTGTCATATACTTCGATCCGCGCAGGCGATGCCGGCAGATCAAAAGCCTCCGCCAGCCCTTTCAGCAGTTTCGCCTGGGTTGCGGTCTCTGCCATCTTACGGGCCAGCGATTCACGGGCATTGCGCAGTGCGCCATCAACCAGTTCCGCTTTCTCCCCCCGTTGCGGCACCAGCAGTTCCACCTTGCGGCCCAACTTACCCGTCAGCGCATCCGCCATCAGATCTGGGTTTTCAATCTGGTTGCTCAGGATCAGTTGCGGCGGCGGATCACGCTGATCATAGAACTGACCGATAAAGGCTTCCAGCACCTCGGCCGCATCTACATCTGCACCAACGCGGGGGTAATAATCCTTGTTGCCCCAATTCTGATTGGCCCGAATGAAAAACACCTGAACACAGGCTTGTCCGTCCTGCATGTGCAACCCGATGACATCCGCCTCGGTCACCCCTTTTGGGTTAATCCCCTGCGCGGTCTGCACCTGAGTCAGCGCCTTGATCCGGTCCCGCAGCGCTGCTGCGCGTTCAAACTCCATCTCTTCGGAGGCCGCATTCATCTCGCTGGCCAGACGGGCCTGAATATCTGTGGTCTTGCCGCCCAGAAAACGCTGCGCATCATTGACCGTCTGACCGTACTCTTCCGGGCTGATCTTGCCCACACAAGGGGCAGAACAGCGTTTGATCTGATATTGCAAACAAGGGCGCGTGCGGCTTTCAAACATGGCATTGGAACAGTCACGCAGCAGGAAAACCCGTTGCAGTTGGTTCAGCGTCCGGTTCACAGCACCCGCACTGGCGAAGGGGCCATAATATGATCCTTTTTCCTTTTTGGCACCGCGGTGTTTCTTGATCTGCGGAAACGCGT
This DNA window, taken from Sulfitobacter pacificus, encodes the following:
- the uvrC gene encoding excinuclease ABC subunit UvrC — encoded protein: MTDQTQTQPQGHAVIQSYLKTLDASPGVYRMLDGESRVLYVGKARNLRARVSNYARPAGHSGRIARMIANTASMMFLTTKTETEALLLEQNLIKQLKPKYNVLLRDDKSFPNILVTADHAFPQIKKHRGAKKEKGSYYGPFASAGAVNRTLNQLQRVFLLRDCSNAMFESRTRPCLQYQIKRCSAPCVGKISPEEYGQTVNDAQRFLGGKTTDIQARLASEMNAASEEMEFERAAALRDRIKALTQVQTAQGINPKGVTEADVIGLHMQDGQACVQVFFIRANQNWGNKDYYPRVGADVDAAEVLEAFIGQFYDQRDPPPQLILSNQIENPDLMADALTGKLGRKVELLVPQRGEKAELVDGALRNARESLARKMAETATQAKLLKGLAEAFDLPASPARIEVYDNSHIQGTNAVGAMVVAGPEGMLKNQYRKFNIRGDALTPGDDFGMMKEVLQRRFKRLLKEDPDRKEGHWPDLLLIDGGAGQVSAVASIMREYGVEDIPMVGVAKGVDRDAGKEEFHRVGKRPMALRHNDPVLYFVQRMRDEAHRFAIGTHRAKRAKAVSKTPLDDVPGVGPGRKRALLAHFGSAKAVGRANLSDLKAVAGVSDTLAETIYAYFHERG